In Robbsia betulipollinis, a genomic segment contains:
- a CDS encoding type II toxin-antitoxin system RelB/DinJ family antitoxin: MATTTMVHVRVDETVKAQATETLAAMGLTVSDAIRVFLMRVVADKELPFAIKAPNAASSAAMLEADEIIHARRARFTTPDALLNDLEKAARK; encoded by the coding sequence ATGGCCACCACCACTATGGTTCACGTTCGCGTCGACGAAACCGTCAAAGCGCAGGCGACCGAAACGCTGGCAGCCATGGGCCTGACCGTTTCCGACGCGATCCGTGTTTTCCTGATGCGCGTGGTCGCTGACAAGGAACTACCTTTTGCCATCAAAGCGCCGAATGCCGCGAGCAGCGCCGCTATGTTGGAAGCTGACGAGATCATCCACGCCCGTCGCGCACGCTTTACCACCCCTGATGCTTTGCTGAATGACCTCGAAAAAGCTGCCCGCAAGTAA
- a CDS encoding type II toxin-antitoxin system YafQ family toxin translates to MTSKKLPASKRATLPRASDYTKTFLKDWQRLSHSGRYDMNRLKEAMTMLIANDAPLPPEWLDHALAGEWAHHRECHIGGDFLLIYTLDDAGKHGLVVFVRCGTHSELFS, encoded by the coding sequence ATGACCTCGAAAAAGCTGCCCGCAAGTAAGCGCGCCACACTGCCTCGCGCCTCGGACTATACGAAAACGTTTCTGAAAGATTGGCAGCGTCTGTCCCACTCGGGACGGTACGATATGAATCGTCTTAAAGAAGCCATGACGATGCTCATTGCCAACGATGCCCCGCTCCCGCCAGAGTGGCTTGATCACGCGTTAGCAGGCGAATGGGCGCACCATCGTGAGTGCCACATCGGCGGCGACTTTCTCTTGATCTATACCCTTGACGACGCGGGCAAACATGGCCTCGTGGTTTTCGTGCGGTGCGGCACCCATTCCGAGCTGTTTTCGTAG
- a CDS encoding AAA family ATPase, with amino-acid sequence MALKELTPLKNTIDIAQLRAIADRAEETLAHLRDALLEPWPRKMAPMLTSSRLAKLCKLDRAQIQYLCTRGNKGEYPTGTVTSSGRNREFTLAEAQQFIRASGTYKARPPGEKGIVLSVGNFKGGVGKTTDSVAFAQGLTLRGHKVLLIDLDPQASATTLMGYVPTPEVTEEMTVMPIVYEDATDLAAVTIQSYWDNLDLIPSCSALFGADYYLPNKQASDPDYEFWRVLEKAMDTIRDTYDVIVIDTPPSLAYLSIGCFMATDGLVIPLPPETLDYASSTQFFRQFAELFTSLEGSRSVEKEFAFIKIILAKVKPRAASTDVVKSWIQQTYHELMGRAEILDTDLIKNASAEFKTVYDLQNYEGSAATYNRAIDSFDAVVDELEAEIQNVWAWRAAEKING; translated from the coding sequence ATGGCGCTAAAGGAACTTACACCTCTGAAGAATACGATCGATATTGCGCAGTTGCGCGCAATTGCTGATCGGGCAGAGGAAACGCTTGCACACCTTCGCGATGCTTTGCTTGAGCCCTGGCCGCGAAAGATGGCGCCTATGCTTACTAGCAGCCGTCTTGCAAAATTATGTAAGCTCGATAGGGCTCAAATTCAGTACCTGTGCACTCGCGGCAATAAGGGAGAGTATCCCACCGGAACCGTCACCAGCTCCGGTCGTAATAGGGAATTCACGCTTGCCGAAGCTCAGCAGTTCATCCGTGCGAGCGGCACATACAAGGCGCGCCCTCCAGGCGAGAAAGGAATCGTCCTATCGGTAGGAAACTTCAAAGGCGGCGTAGGCAAAACTACTGACAGTGTTGCATTTGCGCAAGGCCTGACATTGCGTGGGCACAAAGTTTTACTTATTGACCTTGATCCGCAAGCGTCAGCGACAACATTGATGGGATATGTTCCAACTCCCGAAGTCACTGAAGAAATGACGGTTATGCCAATCGTCTACGAAGACGCGACAGATCTCGCTGCTGTGACTATACAAAGCTATTGGGATAACTTAGATCTGATTCCGTCGTGTTCGGCTCTTTTTGGAGCGGATTACTATCTGCCTAACAAACAAGCATCCGATCCTGATTATGAATTCTGGCGAGTACTGGAAAAGGCTATGGACACTATCCGGGATACGTACGATGTTATCGTAATTGATACACCGCCAAGCCTTGCCTATCTTTCGATCGGATGCTTTATGGCAACCGATGGTCTTGTTATTCCCCTTCCGCCGGAAACCTTAGACTACGCATCAAGCACCCAATTCTTTAGACAATTCGCGGAGCTTTTTACTAGCCTCGAAGGAAGCCGGTCGGTGGAAAAAGAATTTGCTTTCATCAAGATCATCCTTGCAAAAGTGAAACCTCGGGCTGCCTCCACAGATGTTGTGAAATCGTGGATTCAGCAGACTTACCATGAGTTAATGGGCCGCGCCGAAATTCTTGACACAGATCTAATTAAGAATGCAAGTGCAGAGTTCAAGACGGTTTACGACCTTCAAAACTACGAGGGTAGCGCTGCAACTTACAATCGTGCGATCGATTCGTTTGACGCAGTGGTCGATGAGCTCGAAGCCGAGATTCAAAACGTATGGGCCTGGCGTGCAGCGGAGAAAATAAATGGCTAA
- a CDS encoding ParB/RepB/Spo0J family partition protein: MANKLQDRLASKTAELASRVEASTANRTERAASTMPGQLGAFRLDAQKWKAQIEELQAENASLKQSSVAGEIDLDKLVEVPGRRKYMSPEKYHELRENLRHNPLIQPISISLVEDGKAEIVSGHHRSDVFKEFGRKTIPYTLFSGAKEQRALAAFYANLLQDDITDYEKYLGFKLLREARPGTTQAQMAEESGISDSIVSDLLAFDDLPRDVLNTLSEKPYLLGSKAGAALASLSRRGKSRQVIDAVALLAEGKLDQAHAVKLASAEPKSTKTVVERKEVRIKSGRSVFCTMTASKKTFRLEFSSEQVAEALREKIQTYLEGLAREVT, encoded by the coding sequence ATGGCTAACAAGTTGCAGGATCGTTTGGCTAGCAAAACGGCTGAACTAGCGTCCCGCGTCGAAGCGTCTACGGCTAACCGCACAGAACGCGCTGCATCTACAATGCCTGGCCAACTTGGTGCCTTTCGATTGGACGCCCAGAAATGGAAAGCGCAGATTGAAGAGCTGCAGGCTGAAAACGCGAGTCTTAAGCAAAGTTCCGTGGCCGGCGAAATCGACCTCGACAAGCTCGTCGAGGTGCCGGGACGGCGAAAGTATATGTCGCCCGAAAAATACCACGAACTCCGGGAAAATCTAAGACACAACCCCTTGATCCAACCAATCTCAATTAGCCTAGTTGAAGACGGTAAGGCGGAAATTGTGTCTGGCCATCACCGGTCGGATGTATTCAAAGAATTTGGGCGAAAGACTATTCCCTATACTTTGTTTTCTGGGGCGAAAGAGCAAAGAGCGCTTGCGGCGTTTTATGCCAATTTGCTCCAGGATGACATAACCGATTACGAGAAGTACCTAGGCTTCAAATTGCTACGCGAGGCTCGCCCCGGTACGACACAGGCTCAGATGGCTGAGGAATCTGGCATCAGTGATTCCATCGTTTCCGATCTTCTGGCTTTCGACGACTTGCCGCGGGACGTTTTGAACACCCTCTCAGAGAAGCCTTATCTTTTGGGCTCTAAAGCGGGAGCGGCATTGGCGTCTTTGAGTCGACGCGGAAAATCAAGACAGGTCATCGACGCTGTTGCGTTACTTGCGGAAGGCAAGCTCGATCAAGCACATGCCGTAAAGCTTGCAAGTGCAGAGCCGAAGTCAACTAAGACGGTAGTCGAGCGAAAGGAAGTCCGGATTAAGTCGGGCCGATCCGTGTTCTGCACGATGACGGCATCGAAGAAAACATTCAGGTTGGAATTTTCGTCAGAGCAAGTTGCGGAAGCTTTACGTGAAAAAATTCAGACGTATCTCGAAGGGTTAGCAAGAGAAGTGACATAG
- a CDS encoding transposase — MKYSEERKEAILKQLLAPHNRTVVEVAKAEGISEATIYNWRNAARGRGRLLPGNAPDSESWSSQDKFNAVLESA, encoded by the coding sequence ATGAAGTATTCTGAAGAGCGTAAGGAAGCGATCCTGAAGCAGTTGCTAGCACCGCACAATCGCACAGTGGTGGAAGTGGCCAAGGCAGAAGGCATATCCGAAGCGACCATATACAACTGGCGTAATGCCGCTCGTGGGCGAGGACGCCTGCTACCTGGCAACGCCCCTGACAGCGAAAGCTGGAGTTCGCAAGACAAGTTCAATGCGGTCTTGGAGAGCGCG
- a CDS encoding tyrosine-type recombinase/integrase, whose amino-acid sequence MKSDTRRLGLSHFAFYRAYLEGPEAINLGVLADRYLACGRDPRRMRTTLRWLQDELAAAARRVGDREAIRLLRLPKRLGEPEDAATDTPSLEEYREQTDPHGVYTETELLLHYRAAYPGAALSREERRGLRLRERRLAALQRLEKVVAEAPANEHPIDTWFDPSIAARLANVKILTLGQLVSTINGTGHRWFMRVPRLGAETAERIVTWLVANAASVTPTVAERARTPLRTQSRTDLLAASVATSTIACLENLQLPVALSGTEGANRGAPGKNQTGATNDWEAIQAWLNSHPKESATWRSYRTQAERILLWSVFERGKALSSLNVADIAAYREFIKAPPRQWTAPRGIERWSPHWRPFVGPLAPSSRATAHRVLHALFTWLVDMRYLDFNPWLGNKLTAEERDAASSKALHALTREQYGFLARFADEASHLPWGQRAQCMLILAYATGLRVSELCAVKLRHLETKWVDDDIGMAWTLRVRGKGHKTRVVPIPSVVMDALARYLGWRGLPIEPTYWQAETPIIASLTRSGQHHEQAVTPLGLAKAFRRLFMQAAGHLQQGDPKGAKRLEAATTHWLRHTYGTHMIEAGMPLDIVQDNMGHASPATTSRYVTTELDRRIRAAEQFLKRAST is encoded by the coding sequence ATGAAGTCGGATACGCGCCGTTTGGGGCTGTCGCACTTTGCGTTCTATCGGGCATATCTCGAAGGACCCGAAGCGATCAATCTCGGCGTCCTGGCTGACCGGTATCTTGCTTGCGGGCGCGATCCCCGGCGCATGCGCACGACGTTGCGCTGGCTGCAGGACGAGCTGGCCGCCGCCGCGCGGCGCGTGGGGGACCGCGAAGCGATCCGGCTGTTGCGATTACCCAAACGCTTGGGCGAACCCGAGGATGCGGCGACTGACACGCCGTCGCTGGAAGAGTACCGCGAGCAAACCGACCCGCACGGCGTCTATACCGAAACCGAATTGCTTCTGCACTATCGTGCGGCGTATCCCGGGGCGGCCTTGTCGCGCGAAGAGCGGCGCGGACTGCGTTTGCGCGAGCGCCGGCTTGCGGCGTTGCAGCGCCTCGAAAAAGTAGTCGCGGAAGCACCGGCCAATGAACACCCTATTGATACGTGGTTTGATCCGTCCATCGCGGCGCGCCTGGCGAACGTCAAGATCCTGACGTTGGGTCAGCTGGTCAGTACGATCAACGGCACCGGTCACCGCTGGTTCATGCGGGTGCCGCGCCTGGGTGCCGAGACGGCCGAGCGCATCGTGACGTGGCTCGTCGCCAATGCGGCGAGCGTGACCCCGACGGTGGCCGAGCGCGCCCGAACGCCGTTGCGCACGCAATCGCGCACCGATTTGCTCGCCGCAAGCGTAGCGACCTCCACCATCGCCTGTTTAGAGAACCTGCAGTTGCCGGTTGCTTTGTCGGGCACAGAGGGTGCCAATCGTGGCGCACCGGGCAAGAACCAAACGGGCGCGACCAATGACTGGGAGGCGATTCAGGCGTGGCTCAATTCGCACCCGAAAGAGTCGGCAACCTGGCGCAGCTACCGCACGCAGGCCGAGCGAATTTTACTGTGGAGTGTCTTCGAGCGCGGTAAAGCGTTGTCTTCGCTCAATGTTGCCGACATTGCCGCTTACCGGGAATTTATCAAAGCACCGCCGCGCCAGTGGACGGCGCCGCGTGGCATCGAGCGCTGGTCGCCGCACTGGCGCCCGTTTGTCGGACCACTCGCGCCGTCCAGCCGCGCGACCGCGCATCGGGTACTGCACGCGCTATTTACTTGGTTGGTCGACATGCGTTACCTCGACTTCAATCCGTGGTTGGGGAATAAGCTAACGGCAGAAGAGCGCGATGCTGCGTCGTCCAAGGCACTCCACGCGCTCACTCGGGAGCAATATGGCTTTTTAGCGAGATTCGCTGACGAGGCGTCACATCTTCCGTGGGGGCAGCGCGCGCAGTGCATGCTGATCCTGGCCTATGCCACGGGGTTACGGGTGTCAGAACTGTGTGCCGTGAAACTCCGTCACCTGGAAACGAAATGGGTCGACGACGACATTGGGATGGCGTGGACGCTGCGCGTGAGAGGGAAGGGACACAAAACGCGGGTCGTGCCGATCCCATCGGTGGTGATGGACGCGCTCGCTCGCTATCTTGGTTGGCGAGGACTGCCGATCGAACCCACGTATTGGCAAGCGGAGACCCCCATCATCGCGAGTCTTACCCGCAGCGGTCAGCATCATGAGCAAGCGGTCACACCCTTAGGTCTCGCCAAGGCCTTTCGACGGTTGTTCATGCAAGCGGCCGGACATCTGCAGCAAGGAGATCCGAAAGGGGCGAAGCGATTGGAGGCGGCGACGACCCATTGGCTGCGCCACACCTACGGCACGCACATGATTGAAGCGGGCATGCCGCTCGATATTGTCCAAGACAATATGGGGCACGCGTCGCCGGCGACTACGTCCCGGTATGTGACGACCGAACTCGATCGACGTATTCGGGCAGCCGAGCAGTTTTTAAAACGCGCAAGCACTTGA